In a genomic window of Bradyrhizobium sp. LLZ17:
- a CDS encoding DsbA family protein: protein MIITRRAFTTMLSLTGLAALAGLSPLRFISEAMAQSAADVAKPVSLPDMALGPKDAAVTITEYASMTCPHCAAFNEQVFPKIKSEYIDTGKVRYIFREFPLDIKAAAGSMLSRCIANGDAPKYFAVTDMLFRQQSDWVVKNTTETLTRIGKQAGLTQQQVETCLKDQALLDKIAADQKYASDVLKVDSTPTFFINGEKIKGEASFEEFAKKINPLLKS, encoded by the coding sequence TTGATCATCACCCGCCGCGCCTTCACCACGATGCTGTCGCTGACCGGGCTTGCCGCGCTCGCCGGGCTCTCGCCGCTGCGGTTCATCTCGGAGGCGATGGCACAGAGCGCCGCGGATGTGGCCAAGCCAGTCTCGCTGCCCGACATGGCGCTGGGCCCGAAGGACGCCGCCGTCACCATCACCGAATACGCCTCGATGACCTGCCCGCATTGCGCGGCCTTCAACGAGCAGGTATTCCCCAAGATCAAATCGGAATACATCGACACCGGCAAGGTGCGCTACATCTTCCGCGAGTTCCCGCTCGACATCAAAGCGGCCGCCGGCTCGATGCTGTCGCGCTGCATCGCCAATGGCGACGCGCCGAAATATTTCGCCGTCACCGACATGCTGTTCCGCCAGCAGAGCGATTGGGTGGTGAAGAACACCACGGAGACACTGACGCGGATCGGTAAGCAGGCCGGCCTCACCCAGCAGCAGGTCGAAACCTGCCTGAAGGACCAGGCGCTGCTCGACAAGATCGCCGCCGACCAGAAATACGCGAGCGACGTGTTGAAGGTCGATTCCACGCCGACCTTCTTCATCAATGGCGAGAAGATCAAGGGCGAGGCCTCGTTCGAGGAATTCGCGAAAAAGATCAATCCGCTGCTGAAGAGCTGA
- a CDS encoding PaaI family thioesterase encodes MIKTALDDFRRPPCAELLGWRLLDARPEDGWIKLAFEGKPEFCNPAGFIQGGMLSAMLDDTMGPAVLVMSEGRLYTTTISMTVNFLAPAKPGPITAEAKVTQLGKTIAFVEARLMAADGTVLATATASERLLEAARVVL; translated from the coding sequence ATGATCAAGACCGCGCTCGACGATTTTCGAAGGCCGCCCTGTGCCGAGCTGCTGGGATGGCGGCTGCTCGATGCCCGTCCCGAAGATGGTTGGATCAAGCTCGCTTTCGAAGGCAAGCCCGAGTTCTGCAATCCGGCGGGCTTTATCCAGGGCGGCATGCTCTCGGCCATGCTCGACGACACAATGGGCCCCGCCGTGCTCGTGATGAGCGAGGGCCGGCTCTACACCACCACCATCAGCATGACGGTCAATTTCCTGGCCCCCGCAAAGCCCGGGCCGATCACCGCCGAGGCCAAGGTGACGCAGCTCGGCAAGACGATTGCATTCGTCGAGGCCAGGCTGATGGCCGCGGACGGCACGGTGCTGGCAACCGCGACGGCCAGCGAGCGGCTGCTGGAAGCGGCGAGGGTGGTGCTCTAG
- a CDS encoding RMD1 family protein yields MNVDQLSIGTPPISSKQDAAPTLRIRALMLGDRINASGLDIGTLVSSTPAAFRIHAGLAVIFRYGVVVLIGLLPSEEKVLIDSLKPRVTGEFSPYEEETAQAQLCSDESAEAIQPGGPICLAKFSDDRLLLVADALAKSTSLARDERRVAAVFDVIEPFARELAEHGRTPRRRKGILQLIGNALLVQQRVAGRVAVAEKPDVLWEKPELDRLYARLEDEYELKERLDTLERKLTAVSATANALTDIIDTQRSLRLEIAVVILIVIEVAIGCFQIYTGIH; encoded by the coding sequence GTGAATGTCGATCAACTCTCCATTGGCACTCCGCCAATATCGTCGAAGCAGGACGCCGCGCCGACCTTGCGGATCCGCGCCCTGATGCTGGGCGACCGCATCAATGCATCAGGCCTCGATATCGGCACGCTGGTGTCCTCGACGCCCGCCGCCTTCCGGATCCATGCCGGCCTGGCCGTGATCTTCCGTTACGGCGTCGTGGTGCTGATCGGCCTGCTTCCTTCCGAGGAGAAGGTTCTGATCGACAGCCTCAAGCCGCGGGTCACCGGCGAGTTCAGCCCCTATGAAGAGGAGACCGCACAGGCGCAGCTTTGCAGCGACGAAAGCGCCGAGGCGATCCAGCCGGGTGGGCCGATCTGCCTTGCCAAATTCTCCGACGACCGGCTGCTGCTGGTTGCGGACGCTCTTGCCAAGAGCACGTCGCTGGCGCGCGACGAGCGGCGTGTCGCCGCGGTCTTCGATGTTATCGAGCCTTTTGCGCGCGAGCTCGCCGAGCACGGCCGCACGCCGCGCCGGCGCAAGGGCATTCTGCAACTGATCGGCAACGCGCTGCTGGTGCAGCAGCGCGTTGCTGGCCGTGTTGCTGTCGCCGAGAAGCCCGACGTGCTCTGGGAGAAGCCGGAGCTCGACCGGCTCTATGCCCGTCTCGAAGACGAGTACGAGCTGAAGGAGCGCCTCGACACGCTCGAGCGCAAGCTCACGGCAGTGTCGGCGACCGCCAACGCGCTGACGGACATCATCGACACCCAGCGTTCCCTCCGCCTCGAAATCGCGGTGGTGATACTGATCGTGATCGAAGTCGCGATCGGCTGTTTTCAGATTTATACCGGCATTCACTGA
- a CDS encoding neutral zinc metallopeptidase has protein sequence MRYDDFRRSDDVEDRRGDDGGGGGGGGFGLPMGGGGLGIGTVIVLGLIGYAFGIDPRILIGGAEILTGGGQAPSYQTDRQSSTAKRGAPTDEMGSMISGVLGEIDDRWSEIFKASGQSYTGPKIVLFRNATNGGRCGMAQSAMGPFYCPPDRTIFLDTGFFREVETRFHGCSGNACKFTAAYIIAHEAGHHIQNLLGIIPRVTRLQQQAGSKAESNALQVKVELQADCLSGVWVNREEKKRPGFLEAGDIDAALTTASAIGDDTLQRQATGRVVPDSFTHGSAEQRKRWFMTGYQRGTVDACNTFGSGSL, from the coding sequence ATGCGATATGATGATTTCCGCCGCAGCGACGACGTTGAAGATCGTCGCGGCGATGATGGCGGCGGCGGTGGAGGCGGCGGGTTCGGCCTTCCGATGGGCGGCGGCGGGCTCGGCATCGGGACCGTCATCGTGCTCGGCCTGATCGGCTACGCGTTCGGCATCGATCCGCGCATCCTGATCGGCGGCGCCGAGATCCTCACCGGCGGCGGCCAGGCACCGAGCTACCAGACCGATCGCCAGTCCTCGACCGCCAAGCGCGGCGCGCCGACGGACGAGATGGGCAGCATGATCTCCGGCGTGCTCGGCGAGATCGACGATCGCTGGAGCGAGATATTCAAGGCCAGCGGCCAGTCCTACACCGGCCCTAAGATCGTGCTGTTCCGCAACGCCACCAATGGCGGCCGCTGCGGCATGGCGCAGTCGGCGATGGGCCCGTTCTACTGCCCGCCGGACCGCACCATCTTCCTCGATACCGGCTTCTTCCGCGAGGTCGAGACGCGCTTCCACGGCTGCTCCGGCAATGCCTGCAAGTTCACCGCGGCCTACATCATCGCGCATGAGGCGGGCCATCACATTCAGAACCTGCTCGGCATCATTCCGCGCGTGACGCGGCTGCAGCAGCAGGCCGGCAGCAAGGCCGAGTCCAATGCATTGCAGGTGAAGGTGGAGCTCCAGGCCGACTGCCTGTCGGGCGTCTGGGTCAACCGCGAGGAGAAGAAGCGGCCGGGCTTCCTCGAGGCCGGCGACATCGACGCGGCCCTGACCACGGCAAGCGCGATCGGCGACGACACGCTGCAGCGCCAGGCCACCGGGCGCGTGGTGCCGGATTCCTTCACCCACGGTTCAGCCGAGCAGCGCAAGCGCTGGTTCATGACCGGCTACCAGCGCGGCACGGTGGACGCCTGCAACACGTTCGGCAGCGGGTCGTTGTAG
- a CDS encoding HigA family addiction module antitoxin, protein MSKSSITTARSGLLRNPHPGEILLEEFLKPMELSQNALARAVRVPPRRINEIVLGKRDITADTDLRLARYFGLSEGFFLGLQMDYDLMQRRREIDRDLKAIRPRAAA, encoded by the coding sequence ATGTCGAAATCGTCGATTACCACGGCTAGGAGCGGGCTGCTGCGCAATCCCCATCCGGGCGAAATCCTGCTGGAGGAGTTTTTGAAGCCGATGGAGCTCAGCCAGAACGCGCTGGCGCGCGCGGTTCGCGTGCCGCCACGGCGGATCAACGAGATCGTCCTGGGCAAGCGTGACATTACAGCTGACACGGACCTGCGGCTCGCCCGCTATTTTGGGCTGTCAGAGGGCTTTTTTCTGGGCCTCCAGATGGATTACGATCTGATGCAGCGGCGGCGCGAGATAGATCGCGACTTGAAGGCCATCCGGCCGCGCGCGGCCGCCTAG
- a CDS encoding site-specific DNA-methyltransferase, giving the protein MVESRRGASARAPRTNFESASHRIILGDCVAEMSKLQAGSVDLVFADPPYNLQLKGDLKRPDESHVDAVNDEWDKFESFSAYDDFTRAWLLAARAAMKPSATIWVIGSYHNIFRVGAIMQDLGFWLLNDIVWRKSNPMPNFRGRRFTNAHETMIWAARDEKAKGYTFNYEALKAANEDVQARSDWLIPLCTGEERLKGADGKKVHPTQKPEGLLARVLLSSSKPGDLVIDPFNGTGTTGAVAKRLGRSYIGFERDKVYAKAAEARIAAVEPLPEASLALFMTAREAPRVAFSELIERGMIMPGTKLFDAKKKLGALVRADGAIMFGDKVGSIHRIGAVAQGAQACNGWTFWHIETKKGLKLIDELRAEIRAGMAAG; this is encoded by the coding sequence ATGGTAGAGTCGCGTCGCGGGGCGTCTGCAAGGGCGCCCCGCACAAATTTTGAATCCGCCTCGCATCGCATCATCCTCGGCGATTGCGTCGCTGAGATGTCGAAGCTTCAGGCCGGTTCGGTCGACCTCGTGTTCGCCGATCCGCCCTACAATCTCCAGCTCAAGGGCGACCTCAAACGCCCCGATGAATCCCATGTCGATGCCGTCAACGACGAGTGGGACAAGTTCGAATCGTTTTCCGCCTATGACGATTTCACCCGCGCCTGGCTGCTCGCCGCGCGCGCTGCGATGAAGCCGTCGGCAACGATCTGGGTGATCGGCTCCTATCACAACATCTTCCGCGTCGGCGCGATCATGCAGGACCTCGGCTTCTGGCTCCTGAACGACATCGTCTGGCGCAAGTCGAATCCGATGCCGAATTTCCGCGGCCGCCGCTTCACCAACGCGCACGAGACCATGATCTGGGCCGCGCGCGACGAGAAGGCCAAGGGCTATACTTTCAACTACGAAGCGCTGAAGGCCGCCAACGAGGACGTGCAGGCACGTTCCGACTGGCTGATCCCGCTCTGCACCGGCGAGGAGCGCCTCAAGGGCGCCGATGGCAAGAAGGTTCACCCGACGCAGAAGCCGGAAGGCCTGCTCGCGCGCGTGCTGCTGTCGTCGTCGAAACCCGGCGATCTCGTGATCGATCCCTTCAACGGCACCGGGACCACAGGCGCCGTCGCAAAACGCCTCGGCCGCTCCTATATCGGCTTCGAGCGCGACAAGGTCTATGCCAAGGCGGCGGAGGCCCGCATCGCCGCGGTCGAACCGCTGCCGGAAGCGAGCCTCGCCCTGTTCATGACCGCGCGCGAAGCGCCGCGGGTCGCGTTTTCCGAGTTGATCGAGCGCGGCATGATCATGCCGGGCACCAAGCTGTTCGACGCCAAGAAGAAGCTCGGCGCGCTGGTACGTGCCGACGGCGCGATCATGTTCGGCGACAAGGTCGGCTCGATCCATCGTATCGGCGCCGTCGCGCAGGGCGCGCAGGCCTGCAATGGCTGGACCTTCTGGCATATCGAGACCAAGAAGGGCCTCAAGCTGATCGACGAACTCCGCGCCGAAATCCGCGCAGGTATGGCGGCGGGATAA
- the moaB gene encoding molybdenum cofactor biosynthesis protein B, giving the protein MASIDETKQFIPLNIAVLTVSDTRALADDKSGQTLADRLTAAGHHLAAREIVTDDVEAIRAVIRRWVADTSVDVVITTGGTGFTGRDVTPEAIEPLFEKRMDGFSIAFHMLSHAKIGTSTIQSRATAGVAGATYIFCLPGSPGACRDGWDGILKPQLDYRTRPCNFVEIMPRLDEHLRRPKAQGATL; this is encoded by the coding sequence GTGGCCTCCATCGACGAAACAAAACAGTTCATCCCGCTCAACATCGCCGTGCTGACGGTCTCCGACACGCGCGCGCTCGCCGACGACAAGTCCGGCCAGACGCTCGCGGATCGCCTGACCGCAGCGGGCCATCATCTCGCCGCGCGGGAGATCGTCACCGACGATGTCGAGGCGATCCGCGCGGTGATTCGCCGCTGGGTTGCGGATACCAGCGTCGACGTCGTCATCACCACCGGCGGCACCGGTTTCACCGGGCGCGACGTCACGCCGGAGGCGATCGAGCCGCTGTTCGAGAAGCGCATGGACGGTTTTTCGATCGCGTTCCACATGCTGAGCCACGCCAAGATCGGCACGTCGACAATCCAGAGCCGCGCCACCGCGGGCGTCGCGGGCGCGACCTACATCTTCTGCCTCCCTGGTTCTCCCGGCGCCTGCCGCGACGGCTGGGACGGCATCCTCAAACCCCAACTCGACTACCGCACGCGCCCCTGCAATTTCGTCGAGATCATGCCGCGGCTGGACGAACATTTGCGCAGGCCAAAGGCCCAAGGCGCGACGCTGTAG
- a CDS encoding type II toxin-antitoxin system RelE/ParE family toxin: MIQSFANAETELIWSGRRSRKLPPDIQNAALRKLRLLNQARVVADLRVPPGNRLEALKADRQGQYSIRINDQWRICFVWDDGGPRDVEIVDYHG; the protein is encoded by the coding sequence ATGATCCAGAGCTTTGCGAACGCCGAGACCGAGTTGATCTGGTCCGGACGGCGAAGCCGAAAATTGCCGCCCGACATTCAGAATGCCGCCTTGCGAAAACTGCGTTTGTTGAACCAGGCACGGGTTGTGGCTGACCTCAGGGTTCCTCCGGGCAATCGACTCGAAGCGCTGAAGGCCGACCGCCAGGGCCAGTATTCGATCCGGATCAACGATCAGTGGCGCATCTGCTTTGTTTGGGACGACGGAGGACCGAGAGATGTCGAAATCGTCGATTACCACGGCTAG
- a CDS encoding glutathione S-transferase family protein, with protein MFKLYYATGTCALATYITLEEAGADYAAERLSFKDNQQNSPAYLAINPKGRVPALVTDRGVLTETPAMLAYLAQTFPNAKLAPLDDAFDFAQVQSFNSYLCSTVHINHAHKMRGARWATQESSFADMKAMVPKTMGACFSLIEQRMFKGPWVMGDQFTICDPYLYTLSTWLDGDSVDINATPKIADHFKRMSDRPAVRKVMDAQKG; from the coding sequence ATGTTCAAGCTGTACTACGCCACCGGCACCTGCGCGCTCGCCACCTACATCACCCTCGAAGAGGCCGGCGCCGACTACGCGGCGGAACGGTTGAGCTTCAAGGACAACCAGCAGAACAGCCCGGCCTATCTCGCGATCAATCCGAAGGGCCGCGTCCCCGCCCTGGTGACCGATCGTGGCGTCCTCACCGAGACGCCGGCGATGCTGGCCTATCTCGCGCAGACCTTCCCCAACGCGAAACTCGCGCCGCTCGACGATGCCTTCGATTTCGCCCAGGTCCAGTCGTTCAACTCCTATCTCTGCTCGACCGTGCACATCAACCATGCCCACAAGATGCGCGGTGCGCGTTGGGCGACGCAAGAGAGCTCGTTCGCCGACATGAAGGCGATGGTCCCGAAGACCATGGGCGCCTGCTTTTCCCTGATCGAGCAGAGGATGTTCAAAGGGCCGTGGGTGATGGGCGACCAGTTCACGATCTGCGATCCCTATCTCTACACATTGTCAACCTGGCTCGACGGCGACAGCGTCGACATCAACGCCACGCCGAAGATCGCCGACCACTTCAAGCGGATGTCCGACCGCCCGGCCGTGCGCAAGGTGATGGACGCGCAGAAGGGGTAA
- a CDS encoding glycosyl transferase, whose product MLSVIIPTDGVEQTAVASLAALVPGAAAGVVREVLLVDGTRNGVIERVADVAGCRFIGYEGSSQGAALAAGALQARSPWLMFLPAGAVLETGWIDETTQFIQAVSSSGRDRAAVFRYARSPYSDTGYRDVLRFVLRKLAGPLADQGLLIARDHYDRIGGYPPQARRSEAQLLRRLGRSSRTLLRSRIVMVG is encoded by the coding sequence ATGCTGAGCGTCATCATTCCGACCGACGGCGTCGAGCAGACGGCGGTCGCAAGTCTGGCCGCGCTGGTCCCCGGTGCTGCGGCCGGCGTCGTCCGCGAAGTTCTCCTCGTCGACGGCACCCGCAACGGCGTCATCGAGCGCGTTGCCGATGTCGCGGGCTGCCGTTTCATCGGCTACGAGGGTTCGTCGCAAGGTGCAGCCCTCGCTGCCGGCGCGCTGCAGGCCCGTTCGCCCTGGCTGATGTTCCTCCCCGCCGGGGCCGTGCTGGAGACCGGCTGGATCGACGAGACCACCCAATTCATCCAGGCCGTCTCATCGAGCGGCCGGGATCGTGCGGCCGTGTTCCGCTACGCCCGTTCCCCCTATTCTGATACCGGATACCGTGACGTCCTGCGCTTCGTCCTGCGCAAGCTTGCCGGCCCGCTGGCCGATCAGGGACTTTTGATCGCGCGTGATCATTACGACCGGATTGGGGGTTATCCGCCCCAAGCCCGCCGTTCCGAAGCGCAGCTGCTGCGGCGGCTCGGCCGTTCCTCCCGGACGCTGCTGCGGAGCCGGATTGTCATGGTCGGCTGA
- a CDS encoding DUF721 domain-containing protein — MARFSKPGPISAKPLSLLLNDVFAEAYAKQGFAARELVTRWAQIAGPEIAAHAEPLKMQWPRPVEGQPQEPATLVLRVEGPMALEIQHSADVILERVNRFFGWSAVGKLAFRQAPLSRTRRPMRPGPPDPKAVAKVAEELGEIEDEQLKTALARLGAAIKRN, encoded by the coding sequence ATGGCGCGCTTTTCCAAACCCGGCCCGATCAGCGCCAAGCCGCTGTCGCTGCTGCTCAACGACGTCTTTGCCGAGGCCTACGCCAAGCAGGGCTTTGCCGCGCGCGAGCTGGTGACGCGATGGGCGCAGATCGCCGGGCCGGAGATCGCCGCCCATGCCGAGCCCCTCAAGATGCAGTGGCCGCGGCCGGTCGAGGGCCAGCCGCAGGAGCCGGCGACGCTGGTGCTGCGGGTCGAGGGCCCGATGGCGCTGGAGATCCAGCACTCGGCCGATGTGATCCTGGAGCGGGTCAACCGCTTCTTCGGCTGGAGCGCGGTCGGCAAGCTCGCCTTTCGCCAGGCTCCCCTGTCGCGCACCCGGCGCCCAATGCGGCCGGGTCCGCCGGACCCCAAGGCTGTCGCCAAGGTGGCGGAAGAGCTCGGGGAGATCGAAGATGAACAATTGAAAACGGCGCTGGCCCGGCTCGGCGCCGCCATCAAGCGAAATTGA
- a CDS encoding flavin-dependent oxidoreductase, protein MTVLIAGGGIGGLTLALSLRGIGVPVKVFESVAELKPLGVGINVLPHAVRELIELGLMDKLDASGVRTRELAYFSKHGKPIWSEPRGLEAGYKWPQFSIHRGTLQQLLLDTAVERLGRENILTSHHLTGWTETADGVRADFVDKATGKPAGTYDGTLLIAADGIHSAAREKLYPQEGPPIWNGRILWRGVTPSKSFLTGRTMIMAGHEILKFVCYPISKQPDVAGNHLINWVAERHMPPTYQWRREDYNRTARLEEFLPWFESWQFDWLDVPGLIKACPHAYEYPLVDRDPVSQWTFGRVTLMGDAAHPMYPIGSNGASQAILDARTITREILAHGPTQAALLAYETERRPATTDLVLLNRKNGPEQVMQLVEERAPDGYTVVTDVLSQQELEDVAANYKRVAGFQVEALNAKPPIVSGGAKRVGG, encoded by the coding sequence ATGACCGTACTCATCGCCGGTGGCGGCATCGGCGGGCTGACGCTTGCGCTCAGCCTGCGCGGAATCGGTGTTCCCGTGAAAGTGTTCGAGAGCGTCGCGGAGCTGAAGCCGCTCGGCGTCGGCATCAACGTGCTGCCGCATGCGGTGCGCGAGCTGATCGAGCTTGGCCTCATGGACAAGCTCGACGCGAGCGGCGTGCGCACGCGCGAGCTCGCCTATTTCTCCAAGCACGGCAAGCCGATCTGGAGCGAGCCGCGCGGGCTCGAGGCCGGTTACAAATGGCCGCAATTCTCGATCCATCGCGGCACGCTCCAGCAGCTGCTGCTCGACACCGCGGTCGAACGGCTCGGCCGCGAGAATATCCTGACCAGCCATCATCTGACCGGCTGGACCGAGACCGCCGACGGCGTGCGCGCCGACTTCGTCGACAAGGCGACCGGCAAGCCGGCGGGCACTTACGACGGAACACTGCTGATCGCCGCCGACGGCATCCATTCCGCCGCGCGAGAGAAGCTCTATCCGCAGGAGGGGCCGCCGATCTGGAATGGCCGCATCCTGTGGCGCGGTGTCACACCGTCAAAATCCTTCCTCACCGGCCGCACCATGATCATGGCCGGCCATGAGATCCTGAAATTCGTCTGCTACCCGATCTCGAAACAGCCAGACGTGGCCGGCAACCACCTGATCAACTGGGTCGCCGAGCGCCACATGCCGCCGACCTACCAGTGGCGCCGCGAGGACTACAATCGGACGGCGCGGCTGGAAGAATTCCTGCCCTGGTTCGAGAGCTGGCAGTTCGACTGGCTCGACGTGCCCGGCCTGATCAAGGCCTGCCCGCACGCTTATGAATATCCGCTGGTCGACCGCGATCCGGTGTCGCAATGGACCTTCGGCCGCGTCACGCTGATGGGCGATGCCGCGCATCCGATGTACCCGATCGGCTCGAACGGCGCCTCGCAGGCGATCCTCGATGCCCGTACCATCACCCGCGAGATCCTGGCGCATGGCCCGACGCAAGCGGCGCTGCTCGCCTACGAGACCGAGCGGAGGCCTGCGACCACCGACCTCGTCCTGCTCAACCGCAAGAACGGCCCCGAGCAGGTGATGCAGCTCGTCGAAGAGCGCGCGCCCGACGGCTACACGGTCGTCACCGACGTGCTGTCGCAGCAGGAGCTCGAGGATGTCGCCGCGAACTACAAGCGCGTCGCGGGTTTCCAGGTCGAGGCGCTGAACGCGAAACCGCCGATCGTGAGCGGGGGCGCGAAGCGGGTGGGGGGCTGA